The following are encoded together in the Brassica napus cultivar Da-Ae chromosome A9, Da-Ae, whole genome shotgun sequence genome:
- the LOC106363258 gene encoding glutathione S-transferase T3-like encodes MDSSNPYSHTSNFVDLLNCQQDCNLPEPFPYESASQLPVFSSQPTEPANTSAEPTEAANTSFCGDSRSVRKERRKWTPSDDLVLISAWLNTSKDAIVSNEQKASTFWGRIAAYFAASPKVAGGDPAEPLQCKQRWQKLNDLVCKFCGSYAAATRQKTSGQSESDVVKLAHEIFFNDHKIKFNLHHAWEELRYDQKWSEHASSKLGGKAQKRKCDSGAETASSQATINLDEQPTKRPAGVKASKAASAKKPIADHEASLKFQTMCSMKEKDLALQEKDLALKEKDLALQERVSKMALLNSLISKTDTLSEIEQAVKTKLLKEMLDN; translated from the coding sequence ATGGATTCTAGTAATCCATATAGTCACACGTCCAACTTTGTGGACCTTTTGAACTGTCAACAAGATTGTAACCTTCCCGAACCCTTTCCTTATGAAAGCGCTTCACAACTCCCAGTGTTCAGTAGTCAACCAACTGAACCTGCAAACACCAGTGCCGAACCAACTGAAGCTGCAAACACAAGCTTCTGTGGAGACTCACGTTCAGTGcgcaaagaaagaagaaaatggaCTCCCTCTGATGATCTAGTGCTCATTAGCGCCTGGTTAAACACCAGCAAGGATGCTATAGTCAGCAATGAGCAAAAAGCAAGTACTTTCTGGGGCCGCATTGCCGCTTACTTTGCAGCTAGTCCGAAGGTGGCAGGAGGTGATCCCGCAGAACCTCTTCAGTGTAAGCAAAGGTGGCAGAAGCTGAATGATCTTGTTTGCAAGTTCTGTGGATCATATGCGGCAGCAACAAGACAGAAAACTAGTGGTCAGAGCGAGAGTGATGTTGTGAAACTGGCAcacgaaatattttttaatgatcACAAGATTAAATTTAATCTCCACCATGCTTGGGAGGAGCTCCGCTATGACCAGAAATGGTCTGAGCATGCGAGTAGTAAGCTTGGTGGAAAGGCGCAGAAGAGAAAGTGCGATTCTGGAGCAGAAACAGCAAGCTCTCAAGCAACTATCAATCTAGACGAGCAACCCACCAAAAGGCCAGCTGGTGTTAAGGCTTCAAAAGCAGCTTCTGCAAAGAAACCAATCGCAGATCATGAGGCTTCGTTAAAGTTTCAGACCATGTGCTCTATGAAAGAGAAAGACTTGGCCCTGCAAGAGAAAGACTTGGCCCTGAAAGAGAAAGACTTGGCCCTGCAAGAGAGAGTTTCGAAAATGGCTCTGCTTAACAGCCTCATTTCAAAAACAGACACACTTTCTGAAATAGAACAAGCAGTAAAGACTAAGCTTCTTAAAGAGATGCTGGATAACTAG
- the LOC106364694 gene encoding protein GRAVITROPIC IN THE LIGHT 1 produces the protein MMSNTIGVALNCQKIQNSKNPFESPLTTQQDQFSSSVSMDTLKKNPSVRRKSKLARTFQKVCSLRTTSTKVSSMLKPHNPNFYDEDDDGDSVFDLKSPSSSRSGERRRAVLEAVVAKIFASTTSIKAAYVELQMAQHPYDNAAIQAADTAVVEELRALSELKQSFLRKELNLSPQVAIMLAEIQEQQSLMRTYDITIKKLESEVTEKQSRVDSLKTKLEEHSSFNKSLEKKLTEVGSVSLFTNLNLSHFVQILGFTLRSVRSFVKSLVKEMESARWDLDAAASVAARNASTVFARPSHRCFAFESFVCGKMLENFESRSFSLPNVDVKRSREEYFNLRSVDPIQYLTRNPGSSFARFVLHKYLSVVDAKMECSFFGNLNQRKLVNSGGFPDSGFFVTFCEMAKRIWLLHCLAFCLSENVKVFQIKRGCRFSQVCMESVKTGDESLVSGDNADIRVGFTVVPGFKIGHDVIQSQIYLSPVAGFHLPRS, from the coding sequence ATGATGAGTAACACCATTGGAGTTGCTCTAAACTGTCAGaaaatacaaaattcaaaaaacccATTTGAATCTCCTCTAACAACACAACAAGATCAATTTTCAAGCTCTGTTTCAATggacacactgaagaagaaTCCATCTGTCAGAAGAAAAAGCAAGCTAGCAAGAACGTTCCAGAAGGTATGCAGCCTGAGGACGACGTCGACGAAGGTCTCCTCCATGTTGAAGCCCCATAACCCAAACTTCTACGACGAGGATGACGACGGAGACTCCGTCTTCGATCTGAAGAGTCCTTCGAGCAGCAGGAGTGGAGAGCGACGGAGAGCGGTTTTAGAGGCGGTGGTTGCGAAGATCTTCGCCAGCACGACTTCTATTAAAGCCGCGTACGTAGAGCTTCAGATGGCGCAGCATCCGTACGACAACGCCGCGATACAAGCGGCGGATACGGCGGTGGTGGAGGAGCTTAGAGCGTTATCGGAGCTGAAACAGAGTTTTCTAAGGAAGGAGCTGAATCTTTCTCCGCAAGTTGCGATTATGCTCGCTGAGATTCAGGAGCAACAGAGCTTGATGAGGACTTACGATATCACAATCAAGAAGCTCGAATCAGAAGTTACAGAGAAGCAATCAAGAGTCGATTCGTTGAAGACGAAGCTAGAAGAACACTCGTCGTTCAACAAATCGCTGGAGAAGAAGCTCACGGAGGTTGGATCAGTCTCTCTGTTTACGAATTTGAATCTAAGCCACTTCGTTCAGATTCTAGGGTTTACGTTGAGATCCGTACGTAGCTTCGTTAAATCGTTAGTAAAGGAGATGGAATCGGCGAGGTGGGATCTCGACGCCGCCGCTTCCGTCGCAGCCCGAAACGCATCCACCGTCTTCGCAAGGCCAAGTCACCGCTGCTTCGCGTTCGAGTCCTTCGTCTGCGGGAAAATGCTGGAGAATTTCGAATCTCGCAGCTTCTCGTTACCTAACGTCGACGTGAAACGGAGCCGTGAGGAATATTTTAATCTAAGATCCGTTGACCCGATTCAGTACTTGACCCGGAACCCGGGTTCCTCCTTTGCGAGGTTTGTTCTTCATAAGTACTTGAGCGTTGTAGACGCGAAGATGGAGTGTTCCTTCTTCGGGAACTTGAACCAGAGGAAGCTGGTTAACTCGGGCGGGTTTCCGGATTCGGGTTTCTTCGTAACGTTCTGTGAGATGGCTAAACGGATCTGGCTTCTGCACTGCTTGGCGTTTTGTCTCAGCGAAAACGTCAAGGTGTTTCAGATCAAAAGAGGATGTAGATTCTCTCAAGTTTGCATGGAGAGCGTGAAAACTGGTGACGAGTCTCTCGTCTCCGGCGATAATGCGGATATCCGGGTCGGGTTCACGGTTGTTCCCGGGTTTAAAATTGGCCATGACGTGATTCAGAGCCAGATTTACTTATCTCCGGTGGCCGGTTTTCATCTCCCCCGTTCATGA
- the LOC106367405 gene encoding protein transport protein Sec61 subunit alpha: MGGGFRVLHLVRPFLPFLPEVQSADRKIPFREKVIYTVISLFIFLVCSQLPLYGIHATTGADPLYWMRVILASNRGTVMELGITPIVTSGLVMQLLAGSKIIEVDNNVREDRALLNGAQKLLGILIAIGEAVAYVLSGMYGPVGQLGVGNSILIILQLFFAGIIVICLDELLQKGYGLGSGISLFIATNICESIIWKSFSPTTINTGRGAEFEGAVIALFHMLITKSNKVAALRQAFYRQNLPNVTNLLATVLIFLIVIYFQGFRVVLPVRSKSARGQQGSYPIKLFYTSNMPIILQSALVSNLYFISQLLYRKFSGNFFVNLLGQWKESEYSGQSIPVSGLAYLITAPASFAEMAAHPFHALFYIVFMLTACALFSKTWIEVSGSSARDVAKQLKEQQMVMPGHRESNLQKELNRYIPTAAAFGGVCIGALTVLADFMGAIGSGTGILLAVTIIYQYFETFEKEKASELGFFGF; the protein is encoded by the exons ATGGGAGGAGGATTCAGAGTATTGCATCTGGTGAGGCCGTTCTTGCCTTTTCTCCCAGAGGTGCAGAGTGCTGACAGGAAGATTCCATTCAGGGAGAAAGTCATCTACACAGTCATCTCCctcttcatcttcctcgtctGCAGCCAGCTTCCTCTCTACGGAATCCACGCCACCACAGGGGCTGATCCCTTGTATTGGATGCGTGTCATTCTTGCTTCCAACCGTGGTACTGTCATGGAGCTTGGTATCACTCCCATTGTCACCTCTGGTCTCGTTATGCAGCTCTTGGCTGGGTCTAAGATCATTGAGGTTGACAACAATGTTCGTGAGGATCGTGCTCTCTT GAATGGTGCTCAGAAGCTTCTTGGGATTTTGATTGCCATTGGTGAAGCTGTTGCTTATGTTCTTTCTGGAATGTACGGTCCTGTTGGTCAGCTTGGTGTTGGAAACTCTATTCTCATCATCCTCCAGCTTTTCTTTGCTGGTATTATCGTTATCTGCCTCGACGAGCTTCTTCAAAAGGGTTATGGGCTTGGCTCTGGGATCTCTCTCTTCATAGCAACTAATATCTG TGAAAGCATTATCTGGAAATCATTTAGTCCTACAACAATCAACACTGGTCGAGGAGCTGAGTTCGAAGGCGCTGTGATCGCCTTGTTCCATATGCTGATAACTAAATCCAATAAGGTTGCTGCGCTCAGACAAGCTTTCTACAGGCAAAACCTTCCCAATGTTACCAACTTGCTTGCTACGGTCTTGATATTCCTGATCGTTATCTACTTCCAAGGCTTCCGTGTTGTGTTGCCCGTGAGGTCAAAGAGTGCCCGTGGCCAACAGGGCTCTTACCCGATCAAGCTGTTCTACACCTCCAACATGCCAATCATTCTCCAATCTGCTCTCGTCTCAAACCTCTACTTCATCTCTCAG CTACTCTACAGGAAGTTCAGTGGAAATTTCTTTGTAAACCTATTGGGGCAGTGGAAAGAATCAGAGTACAGTGGACAATCTATACCAGTTAGTGGTCTTGCTTACTTGATCACAGCTCCAGCAAG CTTCGCCGAGATGGCAGCTCATCCGTTCCATGCTCTGTTCTATATCGTCTTCATGCTCACCGCTTGTGCCCTCTTCTCAAAGACTTGGATTGAAGTCTCCGGGTCTTCTGCTAGAGACGTAGCCAAGCAGCTCAAG GAACAACAAATGGTGATGCCGGGACACAGAGAGTCTAACTTGCAGAAGGAGCTGAACCGGTATATCCCAACGGCAGCTGCTTTTGGAGGAGTTTGCATCGGTGCACTCACTGTTTTGGCTGATTTCATGGGAGCCATTGGGTCAGGGACTGGAATCTTACTAGCTGTGACGATTATATATCAGTACTTCGAAACTTTTGAGAAGGAAAAAGCGAGTGAGCTTGGCTTCTTTGGCTTCTGA